atggtaATATAAACTAGTTCGAGGAAACTATAACTGCCACACAACCAGGTTAACTCCAGTAAAATCCAGACCAAATTTCGCATTAGTAACCGACCTTGCTGTCAAAGAACCCCCCTAAAACTCAAAACTGCAAAATCCGATCGGGATTACATTCTGGCGTGTAAAAGAATATCTGTAACTGTATGCTCATCAATAACTCGTTACACTCGTCGATTTCTCCAGTAAATTCACTACCAGAAATAAGGGACTACAAAATAGACATTCAGTAAGATTCTGGTGATTCAACTGCTAGCCATTCTTTCCATTGTGTAATATTTAGCGAGGTCGAAACTTCCTACAAGCTCTCAATTGTTGTATCCGCTTTTTATCCTGCTCAAACTTGCTCTGCAACATCATGATCTCTGCAAGGAAATAATTTAAGGCATCAGTATCCGTACTATCTAGATTGTCCCAAGAATCATCCATGAACCAATTGGAATACTTATATCACTTGCTTATGCTATAGTTCTTTCAcctgggaaaaaaaatgaagaaacgcACCAATCTTTTGACATATTTACACATTCTCTCTATAcgcttatatatatgtatgtatgtatggatacAACAAGTGTCTGATATAGCTCTATATTTCTCTTTTACATGAAACACAGTATGCAGCTCGTTGGCGTGTGCAACTGCTAGCCTgatacaaacaacaaaaattcaTCCCTTGAATTATTTTAGCTAGAGAAGCATGAATTCATTTCAGTTCCAACAGAAACTACAATTAAATCTACGAGCTCTAATTATATTGTTTCTATCCTCAATCCATACAATAAATTTTTGCAaagatcattaaaaaaaaaaaaaaaaaacatatgataggaaaagaaaaatacttgggTGAAAGAAATTAACTGTAGATGATAGAGAAAAATGCTCCTTCAACATCAGAAACTTATGGGTGTCAACATATAGAGAATCTGATGCCAGCGCTCTTAAGTTGTTTATTGAGATTTTTGATGATATGCTTTAGTATATATGGAAAAAGtagttttcaagaaaaaaaaaaagaaagtaaacttTCCATATAGGATTTCATCATCCCATTCCTCTGGGCTTCTCTTCTTTGGAAGCAGTAGAAATTTAAGCCAACTTCTTCATGTTTCTTCTTGGCCATCTTATCCTCCACAGCAGCCAGGGCTATAAAGGCTACAGTAGTGCCACTTTCAGCATCCGTtgtctttttccttcctttatgatatatatatgacaagTGTCCAGCCCCCTTCAGCAGCTTGAGCTTCTCCTTCTTTCCTTTCCTCATGTACGTGCCATAACACGATGATAATGACCAAAGAAGTGGAAAGAAGTGGGCCTCTTGGAtaaaaattgggaaaaaataaatgacCAACTTTTCTTTAACTGACCAAGATATCAGTTTTGTATGATCTGGCACATCTGCATTACTGACCAATAGATAACTTTCCATGAAAGCCGAATGCATGATTCCTAAATTTACAAGCTGTAGGTGAAATATCTCTCGATGCTCAGAGCCATGGGACAATGAGCCAACAAAGGGCATAATGTGGCATAATGCACTGTGATTATGTAATTGTATTAATAATTGAGCAGTGTCGTCTAGAAATGACAAGCACTAGGGGGGTAAATTTGGACATGCTGTTGTTGGGACCAAAGTGACAGACTCAAATAAATCACATCGTGGCTTTGGCATAACCCCCGACCTCCAAAATGGATGATGGAGTTCGAAACCACCCTCTcccatatcaaaaaataaaaataataaaaaaaaagttagctGTCAGGTATGTATTTGTGTAGTCCAAGAGAACGATTTAGGTTTATTTGGCAAATCATAGGTCGCATCAAATGCGGAATTTTTGAGGTTATAGACGTATCTAGTTGATCACCTTATCATTCTGAATTATTATTCAAATGATTAGTTTGCGGTTGCGGATAATATGACCctaattttctattaatttatgGCTTCGCAGGAATGACGGCAGAACCCGTCAAATGCCTTTAAAATAGCTAACATCCCTTGAACGGGAACGATGAGTTTTTCTCTAACTACAGAGTGACACGTTTCTAACTTGGCTCCACGTGGCAGAACACGTGTGAGGCAATGGATAGGTTTTGAAAAAGTATAAATAAGCTGACAGAATAATTATCGATGCATCACCAGAGTCTAGTTTGTAATCAAGCATCAGTTAAGTTAATTTCGTGGGTTTCAATTTTCGAAGAAAGGAACGAAGATGGCAGACAATTCACAGAACCTGAGTTTCCAAGCTGGGGAGACAAAGGGCCAAGCTCAGGTCAGCTTTAACTTTCTCTCAGCGCTGAAGTCCCCCATTTCACTTGCATGCATGATGTCTGTTACCTTATGCAAATGGCACTAACGGATGATGTtgatgatgttttttttttttggcatgtttTTTTCAGGAGAAAGCCAGCAGCATGATGGACAAGGCCACCGACGCTGCTCAATCTACCAAAGAGTCAATCCAAGAGGTGCATCACTCTTGTCTAAAACATCAAATATAGGGTTGAAAATAAAGGAGGAAATTAACATTATCACTATCAGATCAGTATTGTTGCTTTCACGACAGTCTAAAGCATTTGCTTTTAGTTACTGCTCTATGGAGCAAACGAACAATGGCTTAACTATTGTGGATTTCAAGAGGAGCTTAGATATCTGAAATTAGCAAATACATATATGTTTAATGAATAAGCTTTCCATATGATTtcctttttacatttttataaatGCAGTACTTACATATTGTTGTACTGCGTGCAGACTGGCAGTCAGATGAAAGCCAAGGCACAAGGAGCCGCTGGTTCTGTGAAGGATGCAACTGGCATGAACAAATGAAGCTGGATGGATCCATCCCTATCCTGAACGTAGGAGTTCGATCCTGTTTCTAGTTTGTTGGTTCATGTTAGGGCATTAGGTGCTCGTGTCTTAAGGTCTTTGTGGTAGTTGTTTTTCATTCAACAAAGAGAGCTCCTATGATCGAGTTCtcaccttgtttttttttttttttttttttttttttttttaaatttcaaatgctCCTTTTACTTTTATTAGGAGCTTGTTAATGGTTTTTCCTCTGTAGTATGAAGAGAGCTCTGCAATAATGCTCTCTCATCTGCGTTTATAAAACTTCGAGTCATTGATTTTAAGACAATTTCTGTCTCTGCTTTCTTTTATGGAAACTAACTTACGGGTTGGCAACAATTAATAATAACGTATCCCAAGTGTTGTGCATTCAACTTCAGTGGTCCACGAAGATAAGCAAATACAATCATGAACCAAGAACATCCTATATTTGTGGGCAACTCTTGGTGATAAGACCAGCTTTTGGTTGATATTAATGCAGCAGCTTTAAGCATGCAATAGAAATGAAATGCTCCATTAGTTGCATCCTTCATCGAAGTAATCAAATTTGATGACTCAAGCAATCGTAATCTTGCAACTAAATCGCTAAATCCTGCATTCCGGGCGAACGTGCTGCAAATAATGCAGTATCTGAGAAAAGAATTCCTGCGACCTTATTTCAAGCATCTTCCTCCTGCACCAAGTGAAAATCCAGATCGAGGCCCAACTCAGGACCAAAAGTTCCAATTTTTCGCATTCGGTAGTCGGAATAACATCATAGAACAGAAGCACAATATCCTGTTTTAGCCACTCGATTACATAACGCTAATCACCCGCCAATGGTTCAACATTTCAGTCATTGGCAATTACATTTTCATACTTCTCCCTTGCAGATTTAGCATACATACACACCATATTGGAGTGAcacattttttccattttgaatAGGCTTACGCCTGGATGTAGAAATAGatttaactcatcttatctaattattatattttctttttaaaattattatatcaaataaaataaataatttaattttttttaaatctcaaaataatagtaatattaaaaaaataaaaacttcagcttaatatgatttttattgactgataagataaaaaaatgtttggattAATCATTAATGGATTCAcaatttttgttctctattatcTAGAAAATTTGAATCCAAATGTACCAtaaatttctgatattgaaatttTCTATCAAACCAATGTTACAAACGTGGTTTCcttttttgcccttttcttattttttgccaTTTGTTACAAATTTAGCTGGACAAACAAAAGTTAGGAGATGTTTGGATAattatattatctcaaaatcttataaatagtaataaaataatttaagtaaaaatattttattcagttttaaaaaataaaaaagaaaaattaaaaaaaatattttttaaaataataattagtattgtattgaaatttgtaaaaataaatataatattatttttatattaaaatttataaaaattgtattgatttttttgtttaaataatgattaggaAATAATTCTATTAAAagctaaaaatttgaaataaaattttatacttcatgttttatgaatttatgaaaaatcttgAGAAATGTTTAGTGCTATACAAACATGTCCTttaagagtttttatttttccctcatGTATCTCCGTTTAAATACCAAAACTTGCAACCCCTCTTAAACCCtaatctctccctctctcgtATACCAATTGTGTGTATTGCTAAAACTCTTCATCCCTAAAAGCATGAGACACCAATGGCGATTGCTTCTCCTCTGACACCACCATCTTCTCCGATCTCAACTTCGCATTCATTCTCACTCCTCGCATTTCCAGGTACTCTCCAATCCCAACCTCCCATCATTCCACTCTCTCAATTTACTCTTCCACTGCACAGCTCCGCAACCCATTTCAGATTCCCAATTCAAAAACTCATATGAATACGATTCGTAGTAGACTATCGTTTGAACCAGCCCTCGAAGAGAAAGATTCGGATCACATAGTTATAGCCGATATTTTTGCAAAAGCTATGGGTGCCGATTAGGGCTATAAAACGGTCGGTCCAGACCGGAAAACCGACTGGACCGATCTATTTGGTCTGGTCCGGACCGAATCGAAAAATGTGGGATTCGGTTTCGGTCCATGATTCTTCAGACTAAACTAGTTTGGTCCGGTTCACGGCCCACGATTCCTCGGACCGaccgaataattttttttttatatatattattttatataataattatataattaattatgtaattttcatctaatctattcccatttataaaataaaattttaaatatgtaattacaaaataatattctattaattaagtagtgtatattaacaattaacttataaccaattcaccattaactaattactagctaacatctacatctatatctaattaaagttattagataaattttttgtaaaatacctaagttgtaagtaaatataaagcaattggtaaattataaattaactaacctaATACCAATTCCccattatgtatatatgtatatagtatatatatattataatttataatatgtattatgtatgtatatataatttattgaccatataaaatttctttttaatgagttagttacataatctatattaataatttacttaattttaatttagtaatttaaacaaaatgtttaattgatttagttagaaaaaaagaataaaaaaaataattagatcgGACCAAATGGATAGACCGAATGAGATCGGACCGACTAGATATTTAGTCCGGTCcggtctaaaaaaaataatagactaAAAAAATGATGGACCAAATCGGACCGAACTGAACTCGACCGGACCGTTTTTACCCCTAATATCATCGATATTAGGAAAGAGTTGGACTTGAGCAATGTCGTGCGTAGTCATGAATTGGTATTGAGGGTTTTAAGTAGGCTCGAATCAAGCCCCGATGCAGCGAAGAGATTTTTCGATTGGGTTTTAGAGAGTGATAGTGAAAGATTAAGCTCTAAATCGTACAATTTGATGCTAGGGATTCTCGGTAATTATGGGTTTGTGAATGAGTTTTGGGAATTGGTTGAAGCTATGAAGAAAATAGGGTAATTATGGGTTCAAATGCCTTTAAAATAGCTAACATCCCTTGAACGGGAACGATGGGTTTTTCTCTAACTACAGAGTGACACGTTTCTAACTTGGCTCCACGTGGCAGAACACGTGTGAGGCAAGGGATAGGTTTTGAAAAAGTATAAATAAGCTGACAACATAATGATCGGTGCATCACCAGAGTCTAGTTTGTAATCAAGCATCAGCTAAGTTAATTTCGTGGGTTTCAATTTTCGAAGAAAGGAACGAAGATGGCAGACAATTCACAGAACCTGAGTTTCCAAGCTGGGGAGACAAAGGGCCAAGCTCAGGTCAGCTTAACTTTCTCTCAGGGCTGAAGTCCCCCATTTCACTTGCATGCATGGTGTCTGTTACCTTATGCAAATGGCACTGACGGATGatgttgatgatttttttttttttggtatgttTTTTTCAGGAGAAAGCCAGCAACATGTTGGACAAGGCTGCCGATGCTGCTCAATCTACCAAAGAGTCAATCCAAGAGGTGCATCACTCTTGTCTAAAACATCAAATATAGGATTGAAAATAAAGGAGGAAATTAACATTATCACTATCAGATCAGTATTGTTGCTTTCACGAGAGTCTAAAGCATTTGCTTTTAGTTACTGCTCTATGGAGCAAACGAACAATGGCTTAAATATAGTGGATTTCAAGAGGAGCTTAGATATCTGAAATTAGCAAATACACATATGTTTAATGAATAAACTTTCCATATGATTTCCTTATTACATTTTTAGAAATGCAATACTTACATATTGTTGTACTTCTTGCAGACTGGTAGTCAGATGAAAGCCAAGGCACAAGGAGCTGCTGGTTCTGTGAAGGATGCGACTGGCATGAACAAATGAAGCTGGATGGACCCATCCCCATCCTGAACTTAGGAGTTCGATCTTGCTTCTAGTTTGTTGGTTCAAGTTAGGGCATTATCTAGATGCTCGTGTCTTAAGGTCTATGTGGTAGTTGTTTTTCATTCAACAAAGAGAGCTCCTATGATCGAATTCTCaccttgctttttttttttttctttttttttttttaaatttcaaatgctCCTTTTACTTTTATTAGGAGCTTGTTAATGGTTTTTCCTCTGTAGTATGAAGAGAGCTCTGCAATAATGCTCTCTCATCTGCGTTTATAAAACTTCGAGTCATTAGTTTTAAGACAATTTCTGTCTCTgcctttttttttatggaaactaACTTACGGGTTGGCAACAATTAATAATAACGTATACAAAGTGTTGTGCATGCAACTTCAGTGGTCCACGAAGATAAGCAAATACAATCATGAATCAAGAACATCCAATATTTGTGGGCAACTCTTGGTGATAAGACCAGCTGTTGGTTGATATTAATGCAGCATCTTTCTGCATGCAATTGAAATGAAATGCTCCATTAGTTGCATCCTTCATCGAAGTAATCAAATTTGATGACTCAAGCAATCGTAATCTTGCGACCAAATCGGTAAATCCTGCATTCCGGGCGAACATGCTGCAAATAATGCAGTGTCTGAGAAAAGTCTTTCTGCGACCTTATTTCAAGCATCTTCCTCCTGCACCAAGTGAAAATCCGGATCGAGGCCCCAAACCCAACTCAGGACcaaaagtttcaatttttcGCATTCAGTAGTCGAAATGACATCATAGAACAGAAGCACAATCCTGTTTTAGCCACTCGATTACTAATCGCCCACCGACGGTTCAACTTTTCATTCATTGGCAATCACTTTTTGGAAAAATCTAAGCATAATTGTACTGGgtactaatttaatgtgattggtcaaaaagtaaattttattaaaaacagcgttaatttaaattttaaatataaaaaaattaatattaatatgcagattaatatacgactgtatttgtatgtagtaaaattctTACTTTTTCATACTTCTCCCTTGTAGATTTAGCATACATACACACCATATTGGagtgatattttttttccattttcaatAGGCTTAGGCCCATTTAGATACAgtcttttaaatacaactcaactcatctaattattgtaattttttaaaattgttactTACTTAGAACCTTATTGAGGGCAGTCTAAGCTAACATTTATTATGTCAtcgttttattattattatttagtattattaatttttcatgaTGCCATGAAAATGAACTCTCTCAGACAGTGTGATCcacaatttttgttttctaatatcTAGAAAATTTGAATCCAAATGTACCAtaaatttctgatattgaaatttTCTATCAAACCACTGTTACAAACGTGGTTTCCTTTTTgcccttttcttattttttgccaATTGTTTCAAATTTAGCTGGACAAACAAAAGTTAGGAGATGTT
The genomic region above belongs to Carya illinoinensis cultivar Pawnee chromosome 4, C.illinoinensisPawnee_v1, whole genome shotgun sequence and contains:
- the LOC122308228 gene encoding stress-induced protein KIN2-like, producing MADNSQNLSFQAGETKGQAQEKASSMMDKATDAAQSTKESIQETGSQMKAKAQGAAGSVKDATGMNK
- the LOC122308227 gene encoding stress-induced protein KIN2-like, with the protein product MADNSQNLSFQAGETKGQAQEKASNMLDKAADAAQSTKESIQETGSQMKAKAQGAAGSVKDATGMNK